A genomic window from Gemmatimonadaceae bacterium includes:
- a CDS encoding molybdopterin molybdotransferase MoeA, whose product MLTVPEAATRIVASVQPLPSVSVPLAEAVGCVLAADAVSPITLPHWDNSAMDGYAVHGADVAGASEQSPRTLPVVGSIAAGAAVPRALARGEAMQIMTGAPMPPGADSVVRVEDTDAGTATVQVRKDRDIGKNIRRAGEDVRSGQVAIPAGTPIGAAQVGVLASIGFAAVPVHRRPRVAILGSGDELVELDGFAEVLAGRRIVSSNRYTLESLVRLNGGEPIALGHAPDSLEAVRALLQRAVDAAPDLIVTSAGVSVGEHDHTRTAIESMGTALDFWRVRMRPGAPLGFGRVAGIPWVGLPGNPVSAMVTFELFVRPALRRMLGHTRVHRRPVPVTLEEPVSIGAKLTHFYRAIVAPRADGRLGARLTGPQGSGILTSMSLANALLIVPEDATTVAAGETLHAFLLGDDAGLGEQCTL is encoded by the coding sequence ATGCTCACCGTCCCCGAGGCCGCGACGCGCATTGTCGCGTCGGTCCAGCCGTTGCCGTCCGTCTCAGTGCCGCTGGCCGAGGCGGTGGGCTGCGTCCTCGCCGCCGACGCCGTCTCGCCGATCACGCTCCCACACTGGGACAACTCGGCGATGGACGGCTATGCCGTCCACGGCGCCGACGTCGCCGGCGCCAGCGAGCAGTCGCCGCGGACGCTGCCGGTGGTGGGCAGCATCGCGGCCGGCGCCGCCGTCCCGCGGGCGCTGGCGCGCGGCGAGGCGATGCAGATAATGACCGGCGCGCCGATGCCGCCCGGTGCCGACTCGGTCGTGCGCGTCGAGGACACCGACGCCGGCACGGCCACGGTGCAGGTCCGCAAGGACCGCGACATCGGCAAGAACATCCGCCGCGCTGGTGAAGACGTGCGCAGCGGTCAGGTCGCCATTCCGGCCGGCACGCCGATCGGCGCGGCGCAGGTGGGCGTGTTGGCGAGCATCGGCTTCGCCGCCGTGCCGGTGCATCGCCGCCCGCGCGTGGCCATCCTCGGCTCCGGTGACGAGCTCGTGGAACTCGATGGTTTCGCCGAGGTGTTGGCGGGACGTCGCATCGTCAGCAGCAACCGGTACACGCTGGAATCGCTGGTGCGGCTCAACGGCGGCGAGCCGATCGCGCTTGGGCACGCGCCGGACTCGCTCGAGGCCGTGCGTGCGCTGCTGCAGCGCGCCGTGGATGCCGCGCCGGACTTGATCGTGACCTCCGCCGGCGTGTCGGTGGGCGAGCACGACCACACGCGCACGGCAATCGAGTCGATGGGAACGGCACTGGACTTCTGGCGCGTACGGATGCGTCCCGGCGCGCCGCTGGGCTTCGGTCGCGTCGCCGGCATCCCGTGGGTGGGGCTGCCGGGCAATCCGGTGAGCGCGATGGTGACCTTCGAACTCTTCGTGCGCCCGGCGCTGCGCCGGATGCTCGGGCACACTCGCGTGCATCGCCGCCCGGTGCCGGTGACGCTGGAGGAGCCTGTGAGCATCGGCGCCAAGCTCACGCATTTCTACCGCGCCATCGTCGCGCCGCGGGCGGACGGCCGGCTCGGTGCGCGGCTGACGGGACCGCAGGGTTCCGGTATCCTCACGTCGATGTCCCTCGCCAACGCGCTGCTCATCGTCCCTGAAGACGCCACGACCGTCGCCGCAGGCGAAACGCTGCACGCCTTCCTCCTCGGCGACGATGCCGGGCTCGGCGAGCAGTGCACGCTGTGA
- the dacB gene encoding D-alanyl-D-alanine carboxypeptidase/D-alanyl-D-alanine-endopeptidase, with protein MTQGQRALLLASLAAFVAAGCQASRSAPASDPAPADTAVLRPRILTESLPPVDTAVPGGIIITETTEMTRPPRRATRLGLVAYADSLIDDPMFRSAHWGVLIVDPERGDTLYSRNAGKLFVPASNTKLVTGAVALAQLGADYRYSTRVLGRTPRQGVLSGDLVVVGRGDPSVSDSLSGDAMAPLRALADSLRARGITRVTGRLISGANTFPGDTLGRGWAWDDLNAGYAAPVDELLFNEGFARVTVYGGARPGTPVRVLTAPTTTLPRLGRVSVQTVQNCCMQRSRVVTSYDLRGAHPLLQLDGTVRANDSVVVNVALRNPNAAFLEAFAEALRERGITVAGGVVSDTIADTTGLATLATHRSPPLPAILAAFQKPSQNQIGEILLRTLGLERSGVGTADSGLAVVRRQLADWGIDSSMAVLRDGSGLSRHNFLSPEAIVRLLDRMRQREDFDGWFQSLPVGGVDGTIRERTRGTLAAANVRAKTGTLDRVRSLSGYVTTADGRVLLFSMLANNHTVPTREVERVQDALLDWLSQMTLLYR; from the coding sequence ATGACGCAAGGACAGCGCGCCCTGTTGCTCGCATCGCTGGCGGCATTCGTCGCGGCGGGATGCCAGGCGTCGCGCTCGGCGCCAGCGAGCGATCCGGCGCCGGCGGACACGGCCGTGCTGCGGCCGCGGATCTTGACGGAGTCGCTGCCGCCGGTGGACACGGCGGTGCCGGGCGGCATCATCATCACCGAGACCACGGAGATGACGCGGCCGCCGCGGCGGGCGACGCGACTTGGGCTGGTGGCGTATGCCGACTCGCTCATCGACGATCCGATGTTCCGTTCGGCGCACTGGGGCGTGCTGATCGTGGACCCTGAGCGCGGCGACACGCTGTACTCGCGGAACGCGGGCAAGCTCTTCGTACCAGCATCGAACACCAAGCTCGTCACCGGCGCGGTGGCGTTGGCGCAGCTTGGCGCGGACTACCGCTATAGCACGCGCGTGCTCGGCCGCACGCCGCGACAGGGCGTCCTGAGCGGCGACCTCGTCGTCGTGGGCCGCGGCGACCCGTCCGTGAGTGACTCGCTCAGCGGCGACGCGATGGCACCGCTGCGCGCGCTGGCCGATTCGCTCCGCGCGCGGGGCATCACGCGGGTGACGGGCCGACTCATCTCCGGCGCCAACACCTTCCCCGGCGACACGCTGGGCCGTGGTTGGGCTTGGGACGATCTCAACGCCGGCTACGCCGCCCCGGTGGACGAACTGCTCTTCAACGAGGGATTCGCGCGAGTGACCGTGTACGGCGGGGCGCGGCCCGGCACGCCGGTGCGTGTGCTCACCGCGCCCACTACGACGCTGCCTCGGCTCGGCCGCGTCAGCGTCCAGACGGTGCAGAACTGCTGTATGCAGCGCTCGCGCGTGGTGACAAGCTACGACTTGCGCGGCGCGCATCCGCTGCTGCAGCTCGACGGCACGGTGCGGGCCAACGACTCGGTCGTGGTGAACGTGGCCCTGCGGAACCCGAACGCCGCATTCCTCGAGGCGTTCGCCGAGGCGCTGCGCGAACGCGGGATCACGGTCGCCGGCGGCGTGGTGAGCGACACCATCGCCGATACGACAGGCCTCGCCACGCTGGCCACGCACCGCTCGCCGCCCCTGCCTGCGATCCTTGCGGCGTTCCAGAAGCCCTCGCAGAACCAAATCGGCGAGATTCTGCTGCGCACTCTCGGCCTCGAGCGCAGCGGGGTCGGCACCGCCGACAGCGGGCTTGCGGTGGTGCGCCGGCAGCTCGCGGACTGGGGCATCGACTCGTCGATGGCCGTGCTGCGCGACGGCAGCGGGCTCTCGCGACACAACTTCCTCTCGCCCGAGGCCATCGTGCGCCTGCTCGACCGAATGCGGCAGCGCGAGGACTTCGACGGCTGGTTCCAGTCGCTGCCCGTCGGCGGCGTGGACGGCACCATCCGCGAGCGCACCCGCGGCACCCTGGCCGCCGCCAACGTGCGCGCCAAGACCGGCACGCTCGACCGCGTGCGTTCGCTCTCCGGGTACGTCACCACCGCCGACGGACGCGTGCTGCTCTTCTCGATGCTGGCGAACAACCACACCGTCCCGACGCGGGAGGTCGAGCGCGTGCAAGACGCACTGCTCGACTGGCTCTCGCAGATGACCCTGCTCTACCGCTGA
- the mobB gene encoding molybdopterin-guanine dinucleotide biosynthesis protein B, translating into MTERLPPMLGIVGRKHAGKTTLVVRLCAELTRRGHRVMTLKHGSHTFNIDPATTDTYRHYHEGGAARVAMASPDKFAVVERWAEELAPEEIVRRHLADADLVLCEGFKRSPMPKVEVHRRAAHPAPLWPAEAAVPDAWRAMLTDAPPDGFPGTIFHLDDSHWLAALATWIETEVMQ; encoded by the coding sequence GTGACTGAGCGCCTTCCGCCGATGCTTGGCATCGTCGGCCGCAAGCACGCGGGCAAGACGACGCTGGTCGTGCGCCTCTGCGCCGAGCTCACGCGGCGCGGGCACCGCGTGATGACGCTCAAGCACGGTTCGCACACGTTCAACATCGATCCGGCCACCACGGATACGTACCGGCACTATCACGAGGGCGGGGCCGCGCGCGTGGCGATGGCGTCGCCGGACAAGTTCGCCGTGGTGGAGCGGTGGGCGGAGGAACTCGCACCGGAGGAGATCGTGCGGCGGCATCTCGCCGACGCGGACCTCGTGCTCTGCGAGGGCTTCAAGCGCTCGCCGATGCCGAAGGTGGAAGTGCACCGACGCGCGGCGCATCCGGCGCCGCTGTGGCCGGCGGAAGCCGCCGTTCCGGACGCGTGGCGCGCAATGCTCACCGATGCGCCGCCGGACGGGTTCCCGGGTACGATCTTTCACCTGGATGATTCGCACTGGCTGGCGGCGCTGGCAACCTGGATCGAGACTGAGGTGATGCAATGA
- a CDS encoding molybdenum cofactor guanylyltransferase has translation MILAGGAASRFGGAPKGLERVEGRRIIDRVASALREVTDELLLVANADGAAEWIPGLRTVADLRQGLGALGGLHAALAQADDDILLVAWDMPFVSAALLGEMRRLGEDGDEAVDVVIPESDGSRRGVEPLCAWYSQRCLNAVSQTLDAGDLRVIGFHEQVRVRRLPVTRVRDFGDPLRLFSNVNTPDDLSALAGQARD, from the coding sequence GTGATCCTTGCGGGCGGCGCGGCATCGCGATTCGGCGGGGCGCCCAAGGGCCTCGAGCGCGTGGAGGGCCGCCGCATCATCGACCGCGTGGCGTCGGCGCTGCGTGAGGTCACGGACGAGCTCCTGCTCGTGGCGAACGCCGACGGGGCCGCGGAGTGGATTCCGGGCCTGCGCACGGTGGCGGATCTGCGCCAGGGGCTCGGCGCGCTGGGCGGGTTGCACGCGGCGTTGGCGCAGGCCGACGACGACATCCTGCTCGTGGCTTGGGATATGCCCTTCGTCTCAGCCGCGCTGTTGGGCGAGATGCGGCGACTCGGCGAGGATGGTGATGAAGCAGTGGACGTGGTGATTCCCGAAAGCGATGGCTCGCGACGCGGCGTGGAGCCGCTCTGCGCCTGGTATTCTCAGCGCTGCTTGAATGCCGTCTCGCAGACGCTGGACGCCGGCGACCTGCGCGTGATCGGCTTCCACGAGCAGGTGCGCGTGCGGCGATTGCCGGTGACGCGGGTGAGGGACTTCGGCGATCCGCTGCGTCTGTTCAGCAACGTGAACACGCCGGACGACCTTTCCGCGCTCGCGGGGCAGGCCCGTGACTGA
- a CDS encoding formate dehydrogenase accessory sulfurtransferase FdhD, with translation MTALPDGAPRLDAVDETPVWLEVNGEPAVTWMCTPEQLPELVVGWCFGEGYIDAKADLLSMRPCAKEPGFWVTVPEDRYRTVEGQERRRVLASGCGAVTTILGSLSNVPRRSSLPAIPDLAQTRALFKELFARGERYKDTGGIHAAALTDGQTLLTHAEDIGRHNAVDKALGAHILAGARPDDLMLLVTGRISGELAFKAARARIAVVATPSVPSSMAVEIAKAAGMVLLGRAVSGQPQVWRP, from the coding sequence ATGACGGCGCTGCCGGACGGCGCGCCCCGCCTCGATGCGGTGGACGAGACTCCCGTCTGGCTCGAGGTCAATGGCGAGCCGGCCGTCACGTGGATGTGCACGCCAGAGCAGCTGCCGGAACTCGTCGTGGGCTGGTGCTTCGGCGAGGGCTACATCGACGCCAAGGCCGACCTGCTCTCGATGCGCCCCTGCGCCAAGGAGCCCGGGTTCTGGGTGACCGTGCCAGAAGACCGGTACCGGACGGTGGAGGGGCAGGAGCGCCGCCGCGTGTTGGCCTCGGGCTGCGGCGCGGTCACGACGATCCTGGGCTCGCTCTCCAACGTGCCGCGGCGCAGCAGCCTGCCTGCGATTCCTGACCTCGCGCAGACGCGGGCGCTGTTCAAGGAGCTGTTCGCGCGCGGCGAGCGCTACAAGGACACGGGCGGCATCCACGCCGCCGCGCTCACGGACGGCCAGACGCTGCTCACGCACGCCGAGGACATCGGCCGCCACAACGCGGTGGACAAAGCCCTCGGCGCACACATCCTCGCGGGCGCGCGGCCCGACGACCTGATGCTGCTGGTGACCGGACGCATCTCCGGCGAGCTGGCCTTCAAAGCAGCGCGCGCGCGCATCGCGGTGGTGGCGACGCCCAGCGTGCCGAGCTCGATGGCCGTGGAAATCGCGAAGGCGGCGGGGATGGTGTTGCTCGGACGCGCCGTGAGTGGCCAGCCGCAGGTGTGGCGCCCGTGA
- a CDS encoding 6-carboxytetrahydropterin synthase yields MRATLTRRVVFSAAHRYRRPEWDEAKNAEVFGVCAHPNWHGHTYTVDVTIGGEIDPLTGFCADLMAFDRAMQREVFQALDHKNLVLDVPEFAEGREIPSSENVAWWIARKVQAALGDATRVLRVRISEEPNLWAEVEPG; encoded by the coding sequence ATGCGCGCTACGCTGACGCGCCGCGTCGTCTTCTCTGCGGCGCACCGCTACCGCCGCCCGGAATGGGACGAAGCGAAGAACGCCGAGGTCTTCGGCGTCTGCGCGCATCCCAACTGGCACGGCCACACCTACACGGTGGACGTCACCATCGGCGGTGAGATCGACCCGCTGACGGGGTTTTGCGCCGACCTGATGGCCTTCGACCGCGCGATGCAGCGTGAAGTGTTCCAGGCCCTCGACCACAAGAACCTCGTGCTCGATGTGCCTGAGTTCGCGGAAGGCAGGGAGATTCCGTCCAGCGAGAACGTGGCCTGGTGGATCGCGCGCAAGGTGCAGGCGGCGCTGGGCGACGCGACGCGGGTGCTGCGTGTGCGGATATCCGAGGAGCCCAACCTCTGGGCCGAGGTCGAACCGGGATGA
- the gpmI gene encoding 2,3-bisphosphoglycerate-independent phosphoglycerate mutase encodes MASRVDRPVVLVVLDGWGFRDSSEGNAIHAAHTPTWDRLWARAPRTLLDASGLAVGLPESQMGNSEVGHLNLGAGRVVMQDLVRIGESIRQRTFFEIDALRAACAQVRKSGGTLHLLGLVGDGGVHGHDDHLLALVELAARERVPRVALHLLLDGRDTLPRSGLGYVRELLTRVQGRAEVASIGGRYFGMDRDRRWARTQKCYDAAVRGSGPTARDPLAFITGNYERDVTDEFMEPAVIVRDGAPLAPMRDGDAVITWNFRSDRMRQIVRALTDREFDGFDVDDRPRLHVATMTQYDQTFGLPVAFEPFSMAKIVAEVLEDAGMSTLRTAETEKYPHVTYFFNGGNEVPYRGEERILVPSQQVATYDLMPEMSAPGITDVLCKAIESKSHEFTLCNYANGDMVGHSGNFAATVRACEVVDEQLARIVASVGKSGARLLITADHGNCEMMLDPATGGPHTAHTTNPVPFLIVEDGEAVPLRSGGALCDVGPTVLSLLGVDRPSEMTGRDLRLIGVPA; translated from the coding sequence ATGGCATCCCGGGTGGACCGCCCCGTCGTGCTCGTCGTTCTCGACGGCTGGGGCTTCCGCGACTCGTCCGAAGGCAACGCCATCCACGCGGCGCACACCCCGACTTGGGACCGCCTGTGGGCGCGCGCGCCGCGCACGCTGCTCGACGCCAGCGGTCTCGCGGTGGGCCTGCCCGAGAGCCAGATGGGTAACTCGGAGGTCGGCCACCTCAACCTCGGCGCCGGCCGCGTGGTGATGCAGGACTTGGTGCGCATCGGCGAGAGCATCCGCCAGCGGACGTTCTTCGAGATCGACGCCCTGCGGGCGGCCTGCGCGCAGGTGCGGAAGTCCGGCGGCACCCTGCATCTGCTGGGCCTGGTGGGCGACGGTGGCGTGCACGGCCACGACGACCACCTGCTGGCGCTCGTGGAATTGGCCGCGCGCGAGCGCGTGCCACGCGTGGCGCTGCACCTGCTGCTCGACGGCCGTGACACCCTGCCCCGCTCCGGCCTCGGCTACGTCCGCGAACTCCTCACGCGCGTACAGGGCCGCGCCGAGGTGGCGAGCATCGGCGGGCGCTACTTCGGGATGGACCGCGACCGGCGCTGGGCGCGCACGCAGAAGTGCTACGATGCGGCGGTGCGCGGCAGCGGGCCCACCGCCCGCGATCCGCTTGCATTCATCACGGGCAACTACGAGCGCGACGTCACCGACGAGTTTATGGAGCCGGCGGTGATCGTCCGCGACGGCGCGCCGCTGGCCCCGATGCGCGACGGTGACGCGGTGATCACGTGGAACTTCCGCTCCGACCGGATGCGGCAGATCGTGCGGGCGCTCACCGACCGGGAGTTCGACGGCTTCGACGTGGACGACCGCCCGCGCCTGCACGTGGCGACGATGACCCAGTACGACCAGACCTTCGGGCTTCCGGTGGCCTTCGAACCGTTCTCGATGGCCAAGATCGTGGCCGAGGTGCTGGAAGACGCCGGGATGAGCACGCTGCGCACGGCGGAAACGGAGAAGTACCCGCACGTGACATACTTCTTCAACGGCGGCAACGAAGTGCCGTACCGGGGCGAGGAGCGCATCCTCGTGCCGAGCCAGCAGGTGGCGACCTACGACCTGATGCCGGAAATGAGCGCGCCGGGTATCACCGATGTGCTCTGCAAGGCGATCGAGTCGAAGTCCCACGAGTTCACTTTGTGCAACTATGCCAACGGCGATATGGTCGGGCATAGCGGCAACTTTGCGGCAACGGTGCGTGCCTGCGAGGTGGTGGATGAGCAGTTGGCGCGCATCGTCGCGTCGGTTGGCAAGAGCGGCGCGCGGTTGTTGATCACGGCCGACCACGGCAACTGCGAGATGATGCTGGACCCTGCAACCGGTGGGCCGCACACGGCCCACACCACGAATCCTGTTCCCTTCCTCATCGTCGAGGATGGCGAGGCGGTGCCCCTGCGGAGCGGCGGTGCGCTCTGCGACGTCGGCCCCACCGTGCTCTCGCTGCTCGGCGTCGACCGGCCGTCGGAGATGACGGGCCGCGACCTGCGACTGATTGGAGTCCCTGCGTGA
- a CDS encoding SH3 domain-containing protein, with product MHLLRRQLAVALLLASPLSAQQGRLTADVDVSSSPGGGIVATLRSGTTWPTGATRNGFTSVTIEAWIDASRFAGPRDSFPVTIGGTANLRIRQQPSLQGAILGSFRAGAGVRILERRETWARIRREVWVPSGSIVVQAASAPSGATTTPNRPPTPPPITGAPAPTARPGAQPAAPSAGAGANPPATTGQTTTGGQPGAASQSTTPASAAPAAGAAPRATGPAGSLRSERSAQLRQGPNGPLLGQLEAGAVVTPQTRDRGWVKIQLEAWVPESLFVPADTAFGSALTAADLRANPDGHRGKIVRWEVQVVGMQTADPLRRDMERDEPFLLAMGPTGEDAILYITVPARMLDEARALQPLANVLLTARVRTGRSNPTGAPILELISIVRK from the coding sequence ATGCACCTGCTGCGCCGCCAACTTGCCGTTGCCCTGCTCCTCGCTTCGCCGCTCTCGGCGCAGCAGGGACGCCTCACCGCCGACGTGGACGTCTCGTCGTCGCCCGGTGGTGGCATCGTCGCCACACTGCGCAGCGGCACCACCTGGCCCACCGGAGCCACGCGCAACGGCTTCACGTCGGTGACGATCGAGGCCTGGATCGACGCTTCGCGCTTCGCCGGACCCCGCGACTCCTTCCCGGTGACCATCGGCGGGACGGCCAACCTCCGGATTCGGCAGCAGCCATCGCTCCAAGGGGCCATCCTCGGGAGCTTCCGGGCCGGGGCCGGAGTCCGCATCCTCGAACGCCGCGAGACCTGGGCTCGGATCCGCCGCGAGGTCTGGGTGCCGTCGGGGTCGATTGTGGTGCAGGCTGCGTCCGCCCCGAGCGGCGCCACCACGACCCCAAACCGGCCGCCGACGCCGCCGCCGATCACCGGCGCCCCAGCTCCCACCGCTCGGCCGGGAGCCCAGCCAGCCGCACCGAGCGCGGGTGCTGGCGCCAATCCGCCTGCTACCACAGGCCAGACGACCACAGGGGGCCAGCCGGGAGCGGCCAGCCAGTCGACGACCCCTGCCTCTGCCGCGCCAGCCGCTGGAGCGGCGCCGAGAGCCACCGGACCCGCCGGATCGCTCCGGTCCGAACGGTCAGCTCAGCTTCGTCAGGGGCCCAATGGTCCACTACTTGGGCAACTGGAAGCGGGTGCCGTTGTGACCCCGCAGACCCGCGACCGCGGTTGGGTCAAGATTCAGCTTGAGGCTTGGGTGCCGGAGTCGCTGTTCGTCCCCGCGGACACGGCATTCGGTTCCGCGCTCACCGCCGCGGACCTGCGAGCCAACCCCGACGGTCATCGGGGCAAGATTGTCCGTTGGGAGGTCCAGGTGGTGGGGATGCAGACCGCCGATCCCCTCCGACGCGATATGGAACGGGATGAACCCTTCCTCCTCGCGATGGGCCCCACCGGCGAGGACGCGATCCTCTACATCACGGTGCCCGCGCGGATGCTCGACGAGGCACGGGCGCTCCAGCCCCTGGCCAACGTGCTGCTGACCGCACGCGTGCGCACGGGGCGTTCAAACCCCACCGGTGCGCCCATCCTGGAACTCATCTCCATCGTACGAAAGTAA
- the guaB gene encoding IMP dehydrogenase, with protein sequence MGHPSDRIRADAALTFDDVLLVPRHSLVHPKDVSTTTRFTRGITLHVPLVAAAMDTVTESEMAIAMARAGGIGVLHKNMAIDRQAAEVDRVKRSESGMIRNPITLQPSATLREAVGLMARFRISGVPVVDGNGKLVGIITNRDLQFERQLDRPLSDAMTKDGLITAPHGTSLDEAEQIMGKHRIEKLPVVEKDGRLIGLITVKDIHKRRQYPNAAKDGEGRLLVAAAIGAGGDYLARAKALIDAGVDALIVDTAHGHSQGVLDATAKVREAFPSVQLVAGNIATTAAAKALVERGVDAIKVGVGPGSICTTRVVTGIGVPQLTAVMDAVAGAGDVPIIADGGIKYSGDIVKAIGAGASTVMMGSMLAGTEESPGESILAEGRRFKMIRGMGSLSAMQDGSADRYFQDGEMSAKKYVPEGIEGRVPYKGPVGDVLYQMVGGLRSGMGYAGCGSIDELRTQAEFVRITPAGLRESHPHDVTITREAPNYSV encoded by the coding sequence ATGGGCCACCCATCTGACCGCATTCGCGCCGACGCCGCGCTGACTTTCGACGACGTACTCCTCGTCCCGCGGCACTCGCTCGTCCACCCGAAGGACGTCTCCACCACCACGCGCTTCACGCGCGGCATCACGCTCCACGTCCCGCTCGTCGCGGCGGCGATGGACACCGTCACCGAATCCGAGATGGCCATCGCGATGGCTCGGGCCGGCGGCATCGGCGTGCTGCACAAGAATATGGCCATCGACCGCCAGGCGGCCGAGGTGGACCGCGTGAAGCGCTCGGAAAGCGGGATGATCCGCAACCCGATCACGCTGCAGCCCAGCGCCACGCTGCGCGAAGCGGTGGGCCTGATGGCCCGCTTCCGCATCAGCGGCGTGCCGGTGGTGGACGGCAACGGCAAGCTGGTGGGCATCATCACCAACCGTGACCTGCAGTTCGAGCGCCAGCTCGACCGCCCGCTTAGCGACGCGATGACCAAGGACGGCCTCATCACGGCGCCGCACGGCACCTCGCTGGACGAAGCCGAGCAGATTATGGGCAAGCACCGCATCGAGAAGCTGCCCGTCGTCGAGAAGGACGGTCGCCTCATCGGGCTGATCACCGTCAAGGACATCCACAAGCGCCGCCAGTACCCCAACGCCGCCAAGGACGGCGAAGGGCGCCTGCTCGTCGCGGCGGCCATCGGTGCCGGCGGCGACTACCTGGCGCGCGCCAAGGCCCTCATCGATGCCGGCGTCGACGCGCTGATTGTCGACACCGCCCACGGGCACTCGCAGGGCGTGCTCGACGCCACCGCCAAGGTGCGCGAGGCATTCCCCAGCGTGCAGCTCGTGGCCGGCAACATTGCCACCACGGCCGCCGCCAAGGCGCTGGTCGAGCGCGGCGTGGACGCCATCAAGGTCGGCGTCGGTCCGGGCTCCATCTGCACCACGCGTGTGGTCACGGGCATCGGCGTCCCGCAGCTCACGGCGGTGATGGACGCGGTCGCCGGCGCCGGTGACGTCCCCATCATCGCTGACGGTGGCATCAAGTATTCGGGCGACATCGTGAAGGCCATCGGCGCCGGCGCGTCCACCGTGATGATGGGCTCGATGCTGGCTGGTACCGAAGAGTCCCCGGGTGAGAGCATCCTCGCCGAGGGCCGCCGCTTCAAGATGATCCGCGGGATGGGCTCGCTGTCCGCGATGCAGGACGGCAGCGCCGACCGGTACTTCCAGGACGGCGAGATGAGCGCCAAGAAGTACGTGCCCGAGGGCATCGAGGGACGCGTGCCCTACAAGGGTCCCGTCGGCGACGTGCTCTACCAGATGGTCGGCGGCCTCCGCAGCGGAATGGGCTATGCCGGCTGCGGCAGCATCGACGAACTGCGCACG